A window of the Diorhabda carinulata isolate Delta chromosome 1, icDioCari1.1, whole genome shotgun sequence genome harbors these coding sequences:
- the LOC130900748 gene encoding semaphorin-5A translates to MVSNGIRIQLQVYLCILVLYIFPSLTHQNDFRYISYQDLQTSITRFQSEENTSFTQILFDVSRNQMIVGATDGLYRLSLSRLRLLEYANWEPSEDTRRFCIEKGQSDGMCHNFINIILSNGKDIFACGTNAFSPQCSWRQIDYISNVTSIIDGVAQSPSNPEANITAILLENGEYYFGGPTDSFGSDTLISKSVDNTVILRTKQYNNFWLNEPQFVGSFESDKFVYFLFREVAVEYMNCGKNVYSRIARVCKNDNGGGHVFKDNWTTYIKARLNCSLSGDYPFYFNEIQGMTYMSNENIVYAIFSTSPNSIEGSAICAFNLTTINEVFDGPFKYQQDINSAWNKHTNVYKDHFNCITSQKNVNLLETFKYQLMDSAVQATTIDPLHVATGERFTHITLDVVGTKSPLIHVIYVATQRGVIKKLSLLPHFKKACIVEIWQAVPDANILIRNMQFLKETNSLYITTNTGVSQISVDHCKRHSTFENCINAMDPYCGWNEREDVCAIIPEDNPDIFWKQKISSCPLINTTVDGRWSSWSSWAPCFHKSSSESDSSNYCMCQIRHCNNPAPANNGEECKGPSVSVTNCTVHGEWSDWSAWSACSASCGAAVKTRTRTCTNPSPAFGGRVCVGADKMEAFCSEYLPCPSKPIDGGWGPWSPWTSCTVPCSGGYRLRQRKCDNPIPTNGGQYCKGNDIEYERCNEGSCEEIKTSYTTDWLTITSDNGYHKKRFKISCRATVKSSENIRIYVKEEEKYCSNSQCLNDNDGWGNWSEWSECSVDCGIGIQKRTRSCKKIKNCIGESSQTKECINHNCENAWSSWSEWSSCNVSCGWGFRIRNRTCLESRSCVGASIEQQSCEEQECEVSSSLSSTTLEHINSCTSVGFSFFFVGAIVGLFPYLACLIYNYLRRRKNTVPSSPHYITATQNPYIAVPRRERESKKHSFVLANPPIKAKAKFLSDDFEPPTTLKRSSHDEKIGFTKQFEDDNIYYD, encoded by the exons ATGGTATCAAATGGCATCAGAATACAGTTACaagtatatttatgtattttggtATTATATATATTCCCCTCATTGACGCATCAAAATgattttcgatatatttcttATCAAG ATCTACAAACATCTATTACACGATTTCAGTCGGAAGAAAATACCTCATttactcaaattttatttgacgTGTCCAGAAATCAAATGATTGTAGGAGCAAC AGATGGATTATATAGATTATCTTTGTCACGACTAAGACTGCTGGAATATGCAAATTGGGAACCATCAGAAGACACAAGGCGGTTTTGTATAGAAAAAGGTCAAAGTGATGGAATGTgtcataattttataaatatcattttgagCAATGGTAAAGACATTTTTGCCTGCGGAACTAACGCATTTTCACCTCAATGTTCATGGAGACAG AttgattatatttcaaatgtaaCTAGTATTATAGATGGAGTTGCTCAAAGCCCATCAAATCCTGAAGCAAATATTACGGCCATTTTATTGGAGAATGGGGAATACTACTTTGGAGGTCCAACAGATTCTTTTGGTTCGGATACCCTTATATCCAAAAGTGTGGATAATACAGTTATACTTCGAACtaaacaatacaataatttctgGCTGAATGAGCCACAGTTTGTAGGTTCTTTCGAAAgtgataaatttgtttatttcttatttagAGAAGTTGCCGTGGAATATATGAACTGTGGCAAAAATGTATATTCTAGAATAGCTAGAGTATGTAAAAATGACAATGGAGGTGGACACGTGTTTAAAGACAATTGGACTACTTATATTAAGGCTAGATTAAATTGTTCTTTAAGCGGCGACTACCCgttttatttcaatgaaatacaAGGCATGACATATATGTCGAATGAAAATATAGTTTACGCTATTTTTAGTACATCACCCAATAGTATAGAAGGATCTGCAATCTGTGCGTTTAATCTAACAACaataaatgaagtttttgaTGGTCCATTCAAATATCAACAAGATATAAACAGTGCTTGGAATAAACATACAAATGTTTACAAAGATCACTTCAATTGTATaacttcacaaaaaaatgtgaatttacTAGAAACATTCAAATATCAGCTCATGGATTCAGCCGTTCAAGCTACAACAATCGATCCTCTACATGTAGCTACAGGGGAGCGTTTTACTCATATTACCCTTGATGTAGTCGGAACAAAGTCACCGTTGATACATGTTATATATGTAGCGACCCAACGTGgcgttattaaaaaattgagtcTACTTCCTCACTTTAAAAAAGCTTGTATCGTAGAAATTTGGCAAGCTGTTCCAGATGCTAACATTCTAATTAGAAATATGCAATTTTTAAAAGAGACTAATTCGTTGTATATAACAACTAATACGGGAGTTTCACAAATATCCGTTGATCATTGTAAAAGACATTCtacatttgaaaattgtataaatgCCATGGACCCATACTGCGGTTGGAATGAGAGAGAAGATGTATGTGCTATTATCCCAGAAGATAACCCagatattttttggaaacaaaaaatatcttcttgCCCACTTATCAATACAACTGTCGATGGTAGATGGAGCTCGTGGTCCTCGTGGGCTCCATGTTTCCACAAATCGTCATCCGAATCTGATAGTTCGAATTATTGTATGTGTCAAATACGACATTGTAATAATCCAGCTCCAGCAAATAACGGTGAAGAATGTAAAGGTCCTTCAGTATCTGTAACAAATTGTACAGTGCACGGAGAATGGTCTGACTGGTCAGCGTGGTCAGCTTGCTCAGCCAGCTGTGGTGCGGCTGTTAAAACTAGAACTAGAACATGTACCAATCCATCTCCAGCATTTGGAGGTAGAGTGTGTGTAGGGGCAGACAAGATGGAAGCTTTTTGCTCAGAATATTTACCTTGTCCTTCTAAACCGATCGATGGAGGCTGGGGTCCTTGGTCTCCTTGGACATCCTGTACAGTACCTTGCAGCGGAGGATACAGACTGCGTCAACGAAAATGTGATAATCCCATTCCTACTAATGGAGGCCAGTATTGTAAAGGCAATGATATAGAATATGAAAGATGCAATGAAGGGTCCTGTGAAGAAATTAAAACAAGCTACACAACGGATTGGCTTACAATTACATCTGATAACGGATACcacaaaaaaagatttaaaattagttgtaGGGCTACTGTGAAATCTtcagaaaatataagaatttatgttaaggaagaagaaaaatattgttccAATTCACAATGTTTGAATGATAACGATGGTTGGGGTAATTGGTCCGAATGGAGTGAGTGTTCAGTTGATTGCGGAATTGGTATCCAGAAGCGAACGAGGtcttgcaaaaaaattaaaaattgtataggTGAATCTTCACAAACAAAAGAATGCATCAATCATAACTGCGAAAATGCTTGGAGTAGTTGGTCAGAATGGTCATCATGTAACGTTTCCTGCGGATGGGGATTCCGAATACGAAATAGGACTTGTTTGGAAAGTAGGAGTTGTGTAGGAGCCTCAATTGAACAACAATCATGTGAAGAACAGGAATGTGAAG tttcttcttCACTAAGTAGTACAACATTAGAACACATTAATTCGTGTACATCAGtgggtttttcatttttcttcgtTGGTGCTATAGTTGGATTATTCCCATACTTAGCTTGCTTAATTTATAACTACctcagaagaagaaaaaatactgtTCCAAGTTCACCCCATTATATAACAGCTACACAAAACCCTTACATAGCAGTACCACGTAGGGAAAGAGAATCTAAAAAGCATAGCTTCGTACTAGCAAATCCACCCATCAAGGCAAAAGCTAAATTTCTTAGTGATGATTTTGAACCTCCAACAACACTGAAGAGGAGCAGTCatgatgaaaaaattggttttacaAAGCAATTTGAAGATGATAACATATATTATGACTAA